A part of Planococcus sp. MB-3u-03 genomic DNA contains:
- a CDS encoding YfcC family protein has protein sequence MTAKPQKLKKSRDKIPHTYAILFLIMIAAMVASYLIPAGQYEREEVDGRTVVIDNSFAEVEQSPVGFFELFKAIPTGMSEASSIIFYIFLVGGAFGIIRATGAIESGIAKVVDKLEKREKFLIPIIMILFSVLGATIGMAEEVIIFVPIGIAVARAIGFDAMTGTAMVSLGAASGFIGGMLNPFTVGIAQGIAELQIFSGIGFRFGAYIFFLGFAIWYVMRYAAKVKKDPTQSVIYEIEKRAQKSSTKDQAEALGAFNWRHGMVFVFLAVGLGINVYGVFEWGWYLTELAASFVIIGFAAGLVGNLGVNRMFDAFVDGMKLVVFGALIVGFARAILVIMEQGVIMDTMIHGLSSVISGLPNALTVIGMFFTQVVINFFIPSGSGQAATTMPIMTPLSDLLSIERQVAVLAYQYGDGITNSIIPTSAALMGYLAVAGIPYEKWVKFVWKLVVGWLVIALVALVIAVMIGVS, from the coding sequence ATGACGGCAAAACCCCAAAAGCTTAAAAAAAGCAGAGATAAGATTCCGCATACATATGCGATTTTATTTTTGATCATGATCGCAGCGATGGTCGCCTCGTATTTGATTCCAGCAGGGCAATACGAACGGGAGGAAGTGGATGGGCGCACAGTCGTCATCGACAATTCCTTCGCGGAAGTGGAACAAAGCCCGGTCGGATTCTTTGAATTGTTCAAAGCGATTCCGACTGGGATGTCTGAAGCTTCAAGCATCATCTTCTATATCTTCCTGGTCGGCGGTGCGTTCGGCATCATCCGTGCGACAGGGGCGATCGAATCCGGTATCGCCAAGGTGGTCGATAAGCTTGAGAAGCGCGAAAAGTTTTTGATCCCGATCATCATGATCCTGTTTTCTGTATTAGGTGCCACAATTGGGATGGCCGAAGAAGTCATCATCTTTGTGCCGATCGGCATTGCAGTTGCACGGGCGATCGGCTTTGACGCCATGACGGGAACTGCGATGGTATCGCTCGGTGCGGCATCCGGTTTTATCGGCGGCATGCTCAATCCGTTTACCGTTGGGATTGCACAAGGCATCGCGGAATTGCAGATTTTCTCTGGAATCGGCTTCCGCTTCGGGGCGTATATTTTCTTCCTCGGCTTCGCGATCTGGTATGTCATGCGCTATGCGGCGAAAGTGAAAAAAGACCCGACGCAAAGCGTCATCTATGAAATTGAGAAACGCGCACAGAAATCATCGACAAAAGACCAGGCGGAAGCGCTCGGTGCGTTCAACTGGCGCCACGGCATGGTGTTCGTGTTCCTTGCAGTCGGCCTTGGCATCAATGTCTACGGCGTATTTGAATGGGGCTGGTATTTGACGGAACTTGCCGCTTCGTTTGTCATCATTGGCTTTGCGGCAGGGCTTGTCGGGAACTTAGGTGTCAACCGCATGTTCGATGCTTTTGTCGACGGCATGAAATTGGTCGTCTTCGGTGCATTGATTGTCGGGTTTGCCCGTGCGATTCTGGTCATCATGGAGCAAGGGGTCATCATGGATACGATGATCCACGGCTTATCAAGCGTCATCAGCGGCTTGCCGAATGCTTTGACGGTCATCGGCATGTTCTTCACACAAGTCGTCATCAACTTCTTCATTCCTTCCGGAAGCGGCCAGGCGGCAACGACAATGCCGATCATGACGCCGCTGTCGGATCTATTGTCCATCGAACGCCAAGTGGCGGTGCTTGCGTATCAATACGGGGACGGAATCACGAACTCCATCATCCCGACATCCGCAGCTTTAATGGGTTATTTGGCGGTTGCCGGAATCCCTTATGAAAAATGGGTGAAATTTGT
- a CDS encoding mandelate racemase/muconate lactonizing enzyme family protein, producing the protein MKITQARLHAVRFPLHEPFIISYATYPDMPSLILELETDNGLVGYGEAVPDEHVTGEYFTASYEVLKELFLPAVIGMNPFDIEAIHHKMNGILTGNPAAKAAVDIACYDLMGKASGQPVYNLLGGQSKEHLSYPRVLSIESPEIMAKKAKQAVEAGYGSLKLKVGSGIAQLDVERILAVRKEVGDSVPIRVDVNQGWKSVGTAVSAIRQLEMAGLSWVEQPIRMGDIRGLAEVRQKTAVPIMADETVQSMEDLLEIIRLDAADVINIKLMKCGGIFHAVQMAKTAEAAGMLCQIGSMVESSVASSAGYHAAMSRINIESTELTGPLLFSEEIGDLKYEHPHVLLSGKPGLGIEVDPEKLKKLTVTSCAVGGDFA; encoded by the coding sequence ATATGCCGTCTTTGATTCTTGAACTGGAAACGGATAATGGCTTGGTCGGTTACGGGGAGGCGGTGCCGGATGAACACGTAACGGGCGAATATTTCACAGCGAGCTACGAAGTGCTGAAGGAATTATTCCTGCCGGCTGTGATCGGAATGAACCCGTTCGATATTGAAGCAATCCATCATAAGATGAACGGAATTTTGACGGGCAACCCGGCCGCGAAAGCAGCGGTTGATATCGCTTGCTACGACTTGATGGGGAAAGCTTCGGGACAGCCTGTCTATAATTTGCTCGGCGGGCAGTCGAAAGAGCATTTATCCTATCCGCGCGTTTTGAGCATCGAATCGCCTGAAATCATGGCGAAAAAAGCGAAGCAGGCAGTGGAGGCGGGCTATGGTTCGTTGAAATTGAAAGTCGGGTCAGGAATTGCACAATTGGATGTTGAACGAATCCTGGCAGTACGTAAGGAAGTCGGGGACTCCGTGCCGATCCGCGTCGATGTCAACCAAGGATGGAAATCGGTCGGGACAGCGGTCTCGGCGATCCGCCAGCTTGAAATGGCTGGGCTCAGCTGGGTCGAGCAGCCGATTCGTATGGGCGATATCCGCGGCTTGGCGGAAGTGCGGCAGAAAACAGCGGTGCCGATTATGGCGGATGAAACAGTCCAATCGATGGAAGATTTACTCGAAATCATCCGTCTCGATGCAGCCGATGTCATCAATATCAAATTGATGAAATGCGGCGGGATTTTCCATGCGGTGCAAATGGCGAAAACCGCTGAAGCTGCCGGTATGCTATGCCAGATCGGCTCGATGGTCGAATCGTCGGTTGCATCAAGCGCCGGCTATCACGCGGCGATGTCGCGAATCAATATCGAAAGCACCGAGCTGACAGGGCCGCTCCTATTCAGTGAAGAAATCGGCGACTTGAAATACGAGCATCCGCATGTGCTCTTGAGCGGCAAGCCAGGGCTCGGGATTGAAGTCGATCCGGAGAAGCTGAAGAAATTGACGGTCACATCTTGTGCAGTGGGGGGCGATTTTGCATGA